The following are encoded together in the Candidatus Binatia bacterium genome:
- a CDS encoding DUF481 domain-containing protein, translated as MVIDPRCSSEKCGWRAGLAIGLVMLIGCASIAAADEVTSKGTVLRGKVTALGGSGITFAPEYGTGALAINWENIENITTDRPFQILYGDDQETAAPLRGVSKGRLMAGAASIDVATIQSGRPLGDGGLSFNDRMRSAWRYWAGNFDAGLNVQQSTIDTTGFLLGFNTVRTHAPTKFTLGASYRYGTEKKQGEPKSTTQDQLFGLVREDYSFTPRLYGFASGDATYDGIERLSIRGVPKAGVGYVFWEEKLAGDRRNFLQGEVGPSWVYEKYFHNHPLPNGSNDRDYYAIAFGALAGYYLPYGAHSDWRLDYLPAVDNFTTVYLLRTEAGLTAPLINPISAKFVVRDEYNNQPAAGSKRNSLFISLGLSLVW; from the coding sequence CTGGAGGGCGGGGCTTGCCATTGGCCTAGTCATGTTGATCGGATGCGCGAGCATTGCTGCCGCGGACGAGGTGACGTCCAAGGGGACGGTATTGCGCGGCAAGGTCACGGCCCTCGGCGGCTCCGGCATTACGTTCGCCCCCGAGTACGGCACGGGAGCCCTGGCGATCAATTGGGAAAACATCGAGAACATCACAACCGACCGGCCGTTCCAAATTCTCTACGGGGACGATCAAGAGACCGCTGCGCCGCTGCGCGGAGTCAGTAAAGGAAGGCTGATGGCTGGTGCGGCATCCATTGACGTTGCGACGATCCAATCGGGTCGGCCGCTCGGTGACGGCGGCCTGTCGTTCAACGATCGGATGCGCAGCGCGTGGCGCTATTGGGCCGGGAACTTCGATGCCGGCCTCAACGTGCAGCAGAGCACGATCGACACGACCGGCTTTCTCCTCGGATTCAACACCGTGCGCACGCATGCTCCGACCAAGTTCACCCTCGGGGCCAGCTATCGCTACGGCACGGAGAAGAAGCAGGGGGAGCCGAAGAGCACGACCCAGGATCAGTTGTTCGGGCTCGTCCGCGAGGACTACAGCTTCACGCCACGGCTGTACGGGTTTGCATCCGGAGACGCAACCTACGACGGCATTGAGCGCTTGAGTATTCGGGGCGTTCCCAAGGCCGGCGTCGGTTACGTCTTCTGGGAGGAGAAACTCGCCGGGGACCGGCGCAACTTCCTCCAGGGCGAAGTCGGCCCCAGCTGGGTGTACGAAAAGTATTTTCACAATCACCCTTTGCCGAACGGATCAAATGATCGTGACTACTACGCGATCGCCTTTGGTGCCCTGGCAGGCTACTACCTGCCATACGGCGCCCACTCCGACTGGCGATTGGACTACTTGCCCGCTGTCGACAACTTCACGACGGTATACTTGTTGCGTACCGAAGCCGGCCTGACGGCCCCGCTCATCAATCCAATCAGCGCGAAGTTCGTGGTGCGTGACGAGTACAACAACCAGCCGGCAGCAGGATCGAAGCGCAACAGCTTGTTCATCAGCCTGGGCTTGTCGCTCGTCTGGT